A section of the Ovis canadensis isolate MfBH-ARS-UI-01 breed Bighorn chromosome 1, ARS-UI_OviCan_v2, whole genome shotgun sequence genome encodes:
- the CHRNB2 gene encoding neuronal acetylcholine receptor subunit beta-2 gives MAWLSGPKALLLSFGLLGLCSGVWGTDTEERLVEHLLDPSRYNKLIRPATNGSELVTVQLMVSLAQLISVHEREQIMTTNVWLTQEWEDYRLTWKPEEFDNMKKVRLPSKHIWLPDVVLYNNADGMYEVSFYSNAVVSYDGSIFWLPPAIYKSACKIEVKHFPFDQQNCTMKFRSWTYDRTEIDLVLKSDVANLDDFTPSGEWDIVALPGRRNENPDDSTYVDITYDFIIRRKPLFYTINLIIPCVLITSLAILVFYLPSDCGEKMTLCISVLLALTVFLLLISKIVPPTSLDVPLVGKYLMFTMVLVTFSIVTSVCVLNVHHRSPTTHTMAPWVKAVFLEKLPTLLFMQQPRHRCARQRLRLRRRQREREGAGALFREALGADSCTCFVNRASVQGLAGAFGSEPAPAAGPGRARGPCGCGLREAVDGVRFIADHMRSEDDDQSVSEDWKYVAMVIDRLFLWIFVFVCVFGTIGMFLQPLFQNYTTATFLHADHSAPSSK, from the exons ATGGCCTGGCTCTCTGGCCCCAAGGCGCTGCTCCTCAGCTTTGGCCTCCTCGGACTGTGTTCAG GAGTCTGGGGTACGGACACAGAAGAGCGGCTGGTAGAGCATCTCCTGGATCCTTCCCGCTACAACAAACTTATCCGCCCAGCCACCAATGGCTCTGAGCTGGTGACAGTACAGCTCATGGTGTCACTGGCCCAGCTCATCAGCGTG CATGAGCGGGAGCAGATCATGACCACCAATGTCTGGCTGACTCAG gAGTGGGAGGATTATCGCCTCACCTGGAAGCCTGAGGAATTTGACAACATGAAGAAAGTTCGGCTCCCTTCCAAACACATCTGGCTCCCAGATGTGGTCCTGTACAACAA TGCCGACGGCATGTACGAGGTGTCCTTCTATTCCAACGCCGTGGTCTCCTACGATGGCAGCATCTTCTGGCTGCCGCCTGCCATCTACAAGAGCGCATGCAAGATCGAGGTAAAGCACTTCCCATTTGACCAGCAGAACTGCACCATGAAGTTCCGCTCGTGGACCTACGACCGCACTGAGATCGACCTGGTGCTCAAGAGTGACGTGGCCAACCTGGACGACTTCACACCCAGCGGCGAGTGGGACATAGTGGCGCTGCCCGGCCGGCGCAACGAGAACCCGGATGACTCCACTTACGTGGACATCACATACGACTTCATCATCCGTCGCAAGCCACTCTTCTACACCATCAATCTCATCATCCCCTGCGTCCTCATCACCTCTCTAGCCATCCTCGTCTTCTACCTGCCGTCTGACTGCGGTGAGAAGATGACGCTGTGCATCTCTGTGCTGCTGGCGCTCACCGTCTTCCTGCTGCTCATCTCTAAGATCGTGCCGCCCACCTCCCTCGACGTGCCGCTCGTCGGCAAGTACCTCATGTTCACCATGGTGCTCGTCACCTTCTCCATCGTCACCAGCGTGTGCGTGCTCAACGTGCACCACCGCTCACCCACCACGCACACCATGGCGCCCTGGGTCAAGGCCGTCTTCCTGGAGAAGCTGCCCACGCTGCTGTTCATGCAGCAGCCGCGCCACCGCTGCGCCCGCCAACGCCTTCGCCTGCGGCGGCGCCAGCGCGAGCGAGAGGGAGCCGGCGCCCTCTTCCGCGAGGCCCTGGGGGCCGACTCCTGCACGTGCTTCGTCAACCGCGCGTCGGTGCAGGGCTTGGCTGGGGCCTTCGGCTCGGAGCCGGCGCCAGCGGCAGGCCCCGGGCGCGCCAGGGGGCCGTGTGGCTGCGGCCTCCGGGAGGCGGTGGACGGCGTGCGCTTCATCGCGGATCATATGCGGAGTGAGGACGACGACCAGAGC GTGAGTGAGGACTGGAAGTATGTTGCCATGGTGATCGACCGCCTGTTCCTTTGGATCTTTGTCTTCGTCTGTGTCTTTGGCACGATCGGCATGTTCCTGCAGCCTCTCTTCCAGAACTACACCACTGCCACCTTCCTCCACGCAGACCACTCGGCTCCCAGCTCCAAGTGA